One window from the genome of Pseudanabaena yagii GIHE-NHR1 encodes:
- a CDS encoding sensor histidine kinase, producing the protein MTKIRTELKEVNLQLVETIAEQQRNEDRLNLQLTRLRLMYDFVSALNAAQTLNEIYQIALNCICPALRTSRAALMTSDANYSLKYQESVGISEDFKQAIEGFFDDPLHRVELKARLFPHCAVFPSDRFLQTICQSENIGAWAVFPLEYENRHLGDIVAYFDIPRQFNDEEVQLTQTIVTYIAIAITRKQAEQALKESQQFIQRITDTTPNIIYIYDIDENRNVYCNQTIHHILGYTPLEIQAMGDSLLNIVIHPDDLSKIKEHYASVRHKKFDDLFLFEYRMKDSHGKWKWFYSQETVFLCNPDGTVKQTIGAASDITELKEVENRLQASLAEKEVLLREIHHRVKNNLSVVDSLLSMQARYVSDIEALKSLSDSQRRIHTMSLIHEQLYHSQDVGRVDFCEYLQRLVVNLYSSSNFNIDQIELKLDLQPTLLNIDTAISLGLIVNELLTNSFKHAFPNNLKGLIEVILYEDTDTELRRLQLTIRDNGVGIPQNIDVNSTASLGLRLVKILTQQLRAKLDLSCDTGTSFHFIFESNL; encoded by the coding sequence ATGACTAAAATTCGTACAGAACTTAAAGAAGTCAACCTACAGTTAGTAGAAACGATCGCAGAGCAACAGCGAAACGAAGATCGGTTAAATTTGCAACTCACACGACTGCGATTAATGTACGACTTTGTGTCAGCGTTGAATGCTGCTCAAACCCTCAATGAGATTTATCAAATTGCCCTAAATTGTATCTGTCCTGCATTGCGAACTTCCCGTGCTGCCCTGATGACTTCTGACGCTAACTATAGTTTGAAATATCAAGAGTCCGTCGGGATTAGTGAAGATTTCAAACAAGCGATCGAAGGCTTTTTTGATGATCCATTGCATCGAGTAGAGTTAAAAGCAAGACTCTTTCCTCACTGTGCCGTATTTCCTAGCGATCGCTTTTTACAAACTATTTGTCAATCAGAAAATATCGGTGCATGGGCGGTATTTCCCCTCGAATACGAGAATCGACATCTTGGCGATATTGTGGCGTATTTTGATATTCCACGCCAGTTTAATGATGAGGAGGTGCAATTAACGCAAACCATTGTGACTTATATTGCGATCGCCATCACTCGCAAGCAAGCCGAGCAAGCACTCAAAGAAAGTCAACAATTTATCCAAAGAATTACCGATACAACCCCCAACATTATTTACATTTACGACATTGACGAAAATCGCAATGTCTATTGCAATCAGACTATCCATCATATTCTTGGTTATACCCCCTTAGAAATTCAAGCGATGGGAGATTCGCTGCTCAATATCGTCATCCATCCCGACGACTTATCGAAAATCAAAGAGCATTATGCAAGCGTCCGTCATAAAAAATTTGATGACCTATTTCTATTTGAATACCGCATGAAAGATTCTCATGGCAAATGGAAATGGTTCTATAGTCAAGAAACAGTCTTCCTCTGCAATCCCGATGGCACAGTCAAACAAACAATTGGTGCTGCTTCAGATATTACAGAATTAAAAGAGGTCGAAAATCGCCTCCAAGCCTCTCTAGCAGAAAAAGAAGTCCTGTTGAGAGAAATCCATCATCGCGTCAAGAATAATTTGAGTGTCGTTGACAGTTTACTATCGATGCAAGCGAGGTATGTCAGTGACATCGAAGCATTGAAATCTCTCTCAGATAGTCAACGCCGCATACATACCATGTCTCTCATTCATGAGCAGTTATATCATTCCCAAGATGTGGGCAGAGTTGATTTCTGTGAATATCTGCAACGTCTCGTTGTCAATCTCTATAGTTCGAGTAATTTTAATATTGATCAAATTGAACTAAAGTTAGACCTGCAGCCAACTTTACTAAACATTGATACAGCAATTTCTTTAGGTTTAATTGTTAATGAGTTGCTCACTAATTCTTTTAAACATGCATTTCCCAATAACCTGAAGGGATTAATCGAGGTAATTTTGTATGAAGATACTGATACTGAGCTTCGCAGGTTGCAATTAACTATTCGTGATAATGGCGTTGGTATTCCTCAAAATATTGATGTGAATTCCACTGCTTCTTTGGGTCTCAGATTAGTGAAGATTCTGACGCAGCAACTCAGAGCCAAATTAGATCTATCTTGTGATACAGGTACAAGTTTTCATTTCATCTTCGAGTCAAACCTATAG